One Thermodesulfobacteriota bacterium DNA window includes the following coding sequences:
- a CDS encoding TatD family hydrolase — translation MLIDTHAHLDSLDDVPGILARARENGIEKIIAISSDLASSRDTVSISEEYENVFAAVGVHPHAAKTADGGVLAEIEKLAGADKVVAVGETGLDYHYMNSGKEAQISSLTAHIGISRRANLPIVIHVRDADPDLLDILRTEKVSERTGVIHCFTGNYETARKYLDLGFYISFSGIATFRKSEEIRDAAKKIPGDRLLIETDSPYLAPVPLRGKPNEPAYVKYVAEAIADTRGVSVEEIAELTSENAVRLFGLGR, via the coding sequence ATGCTCATCGATACACACGCCCACCTGGATTCCCTCGACGACGTTCCAGGTATCCTCGCGAGGGCCCGTGAGAACGGGATAGAGAAGATAATAGCCATATCGTCCGACCTGGCATCCTCACGCGATACGGTATCCATTTCGGAGGAATACGAGAACGTTTTCGCCGCAGTGGGCGTTCACCCTCATGCGGCGAAGACAGCCGACGGAGGCGTACTCGCCGAGATCGAGAAACTGGCGGGCGCCGACAAGGTCGTGGCCGTGGGCGAGACGGGACTCGACTATCACTACATGAACTCCGGAAAAGAAGCACAGATAAGCTCGCTTACCGCGCACATAGGCATCTCTCGCCGGGCCAACCTCCCTATAGTAATCCACGTAAGGGACGCAGACCCCGATCTTCTGGACATACTGAGGACAGAAAAGGTATCCGAAAGGACTGGGGTAATCCACTGCTTCACAGGAAATTACGAGACGGCTAGAAAGTATCTCGACCTGGGATTTTACATTTCGTTTTCCGGTATAGCGACGTTCAGGAAATCGGAAGAGATAAGGGACGCGGCAAAAAAAATCCCCGGAGACAGGCTGCTTATCGAAACGGACTCGCCGTACCTGGCGCCTGTGCCGCTAAGGGGCAAGCCGAACGAGCCCGCGTACGTGAAATACGTTGCCGAGGCTATCGCCGATACGAGAGGGGTATCGGTCGAGGAGATAGCCGAGCTGACGTCAGAGAATGCAGTGAGGCTCTTTGGGCTCGGACGCTGA
- the pdxA gene encoding 4-hydroxythreonine-4-phosphate dehydrogenase PdxA, translating to MSNKPKIGITMGDPNGISPEIVVKAAGSSEVSDVCSPVIYGSREILESAEKLTGMKLDCRIVDPSGFGSGDLKPCRVDRKAGEASLTYIRDAVKAAMSGRIDAIVTAPISKESTHLAGSKFPGHTEMLKELTGADEAVMMFEGGRFRVVLVTIHTALREVPKLITRESVLSVIKITHHALVKQFKIKDPKLVVCGLNPHAGESGAFGDEEIVHITPAVAEARKQGIGVTGPLPADTLFYYANQGKWDAVVAMYHDQGLIPFKMVSFNVGVNMTLGLPIIRTSPDHGTAFNIAWQGVADPSSMTAAVKLAARLAAEPKMSGK from the coding sequence ATGAGCAACAAGCCTAAAATAGGTATCACGATGGGAGACCCGAACGGGATAAGCCCCGAGATCGTCGTAAAAGCCGCGGGGTCGAGCGAAGTGTCGGACGTCTGCTCCCCCGTAATATACGGGAGCCGTGAGATCCTGGAATCCGCGGAGAAGCTCACGGGCATGAAACTGGACTGCCGGATTGTCGATCCGTCCGGGTTCGGATCAGGAGACCTCAAGCCCTGCAGGGTCGACAGGAAAGCGGGAGAGGCGAGCCTCACTTACATCAGGGACGCGGTGAAGGCGGCGATGTCGGGGAGGATCGACGCCATAGTAACGGCGCCGATCAGTAAGGAGTCCACTCACCTTGCGGGATCGAAATTCCCCGGGCACACCGAAATGCTGAAAGAGCTCACCGGCGCGGACGAGGCCGTGATGATGTTCGAAGGGGGGAGATTCAGGGTCGTACTCGTCACCATCCACACGGCTCTCAGGGAAGTCCCGAAGCTGATAACCAGAGAAAGCGTGCTCTCCGTGATTAAAATCACGCACCACGCTCTAGTCAAACAATTCAAGATAAAGGACCCGAAGCTCGTCGTCTGCGGCCTGAACCCCCACGCCGGGGAGTCGGGAGCATTCGGCGACGAGGAGATAGTCCACATCACGCCCGCAGTGGCGGAAGCCAGAAAGCAGGGGATCGGCGTTACCGGCCCACTTCCGGCGGACACTCTTTTTTACTACGCCAATCAAGGGAAATGGGACGCCGTGGTCGCGATGTACCATGACCAGGGACTTATACCCTTTAAGATGGTCTCGTTCAACGTCGGAGTGAACATGACTCTCGGCCTGCCCATAATAAGGACTTCCCCCGACCACGGGACCGCTTTTAATATCGCCTGGCAGGGGGTCGCCGACCCCTCGAGCATGACCGCCGCGGTCAAGCTGGCCGCGAGACTCGCTGCGGAGCCTAAAATGAGCGGGAAATAA
- a CDS encoding NAD-dependent deacylase: MHEKISAARDIVENCSSLTVLTGAGISAESGVPTFRGKEGLWRNFRSEDLATAEAFWNNPKLVWEWYDWRRSAVKDARPNPGHFALAELENQKQKFTLITQNIDGLHQLAGSRNIIEMHGNIWQIRCTKCGDIQENHKVPLAELPPRCVLCGEIGRPNVVWFGEIIPMQVIDRSLKAIEECEVMLIVGTSGIVEPAASMGLVAKQTGKTVIEINIEYTPNSALFDMTILGKSGEILPLLFKSREIHS, translated from the coding sequence ATGCATGAAAAGATATCCGCCGCACGGGACATCGTGGAAAATTGCTCCTCGCTCACGGTACTCACGGGCGCGGGGATTTCCGCCGAGAGCGGCGTTCCGACGTTCAGGGGCAAAGAAGGCCTCTGGAGGAATTTCAGGTCCGAAGACCTCGCGACAGCCGAAGCATTCTGGAATAACCCGAAGCTCGTATGGGAATGGTATGACTGGAGAAGGAGCGCCGTGAAGGACGCGAGACCCAACCCCGGCCATTTCGCCCTCGCCGAGCTCGAGAACCAGAAGCAGAAATTCACGCTGATCACGCAGAACATCGACGGCCTTCATCAACTGGCCGGCAGCAGGAACATCATCGAGATGCACGGCAATATCTGGCAGATAAGGTGTACGAAATGCGGGGATATTCAGGAGAACCACAAGGTCCCCCTCGCGGAGTTGCCGCCCAGGTGCGTTCTTTGCGGCGAGATCGGGCGCCCCAACGTCGTATGGTTCGGTGAGATAATACCCATGCAGGTGATAGACAGGTCGCTCAAGGCTATAGAGGAGTGCGAGGTAATGCTCATAGTAGGCACTTCAGGGATAGTGGAGCCAGCGGCGTCGATGGGACTTGTCGCGAAGCAGACCGGCAAGACCGTAATCGAAATAAACATCGAGTACACTCCGAACTCAGCGCTCTTCGACATGACCATACTCGGGAAGTCGGGTGAAATACTCCCGCTCCTTTTTAAGTCCCGGGAGATACACAGCTGA
- a CDS encoding amino acid ABC transporter substrate-binding protein: protein MRKLKVGMSISLTGTYSVQGRESFEGVSLWVSDVNKEGGIFVKESGRKIPVELVFLDDESSSDKCRSNTERLIGEENADILLGPYSSSLALASAEVAQEKDVTLWNHGGSTDDMEERGFTCLVNAITPAGRYAEGIIKLVRTEDPAAGKIAAFSASDSGFSRNVARGARNCGRENGFLVREFTFASGCEDFSRLLDEALDSSPDLILGMGRAHDDIALARQFIERKTNVNAAAFIAASIKLFRDTFGGNAEGFLSSSQWESGIRITPDAGPSPEEFTRRFKEAYGKWPDYTAAQGYNIGLIVSKCIEDTGALDDKALRENARLQKLTTFYGQFGTDESGFQTAHEMVVVQWQGGKKVIVSPERFSEARFIYPMRPAR from the coding sequence ATGCGTAAATTAAAAGTCGGCATGTCGATTTCTCTCACCGGAACCTATTCCGTCCAGGGCAGGGAGAGCTTCGAAGGCGTGAGCCTCTGGGTCTCCGACGTAAATAAAGAAGGGGGTATTTTTGTAAAGGAATCCGGAAGAAAAATTCCGGTCGAACTTGTCTTCCTCGACGATGAAAGCTCTTCTGACAAATGCCGCTCCAATACCGAGCGTCTGATCGGGGAGGAGAATGCCGACATCCTTCTCGGCCCCTATTCGAGCTCCCTCGCTCTCGCATCTGCCGAGGTCGCCCAGGAGAAAGACGTAACCCTCTGGAACCACGGAGGGTCGACGGACGATATGGAGGAGAGGGGTTTTACATGTCTCGTGAATGCGATAACTCCGGCCGGCAGATACGCGGAAGGGATAATAAAGCTAGTGAGAACGGAAGACCCTGCGGCCGGAAAGATCGCGGCCTTCAGCGCGAGCGACAGCGGCTTTTCGAGGAACGTCGCGCGGGGCGCGCGCAACTGCGGCCGCGAGAACGGTTTCCTCGTCAGGGAGTTTACATTCGCCTCCGGGTGTGAAGACTTTTCCCGGCTTTTGGACGAAGCTCTCGATTCTTCACCCGATCTGATCCTGGGCATGGGACGCGCGCACGACGACATCGCTCTCGCAAGACAATTCATAGAAAGGAAAACCAACGTAAATGCGGCTGCTTTCATTGCCGCCTCGATAAAGCTGTTCAGGGATACGTTCGGCGGAAACGCGGAAGGCTTCTTGTCGTCGAGTCAATGGGAGAGCGGGATCAGGATAACGCCCGATGCGGGGCCTTCGCCTGAAGAGTTTACCCGGCGCTTTAAAGAGGCTTACGGAAAGTGGCCCGATTATACGGCCGCCCAGGGCTACAACATCGGGCTTATAGTAAGTAAGTGTATTGAGGATACCGGCGCGCTCGATGACAAGGCCCTCAGGGAAAATGCTCGTCTTCAGAAGTTAACGACGTTCTACGGGCAGTTCGGCACGGACGAGAGCGGTTTCCAGACCGCGCATGAAATGGTAGTCGTTCAGTGGCAGGGCGGTAAAAAGGTGATAGTTTCTCCGGAGAGGTTCTCGGAAGCCCGTTTTATATATCCCATGCGGCCCGCTCGCTGA
- a CDS encoding pyridoxal phosphate-dependent aminotransferase gives MKLSARAKKLQPSATLAITAKEKALKAQGVDVIGFGAGEPDFDSPENVKEEAIRAIKAGFTKYTAVGGIDELKEAIINRMKLDYGLEYQKPEIIVSNGAKHTLYNLTQALFEEGDEVIVPAPYWVSYPEQITLAGADPVILNTKEEEGFKIDPDELKKLITPKTRALILNYPSNPTGATYNEVELRRIVDVAMEAGLTIISDEIYDKIIYDGIRHTPVATLGEDVKKATILVNGVSKTYAMTGWRIGYAAGDKEVINAMGKLQGQSTSNPTSISQWAALEAYRGPHELIEARTKEFEKRKNYIVERLNSIPGIKCFSPQGAFYAFPNVSGFYGKRYDGKEINSSMTFTEFLLDEAKVAVVPGDSFGSDDHVRISFATSMENIVKGMDRIEEAVKKLS, from the coding sequence ATGAAACTCTCAGCCCGCGCGAAAAAACTGCAGCCTTCCGCTACGCTCGCCATCACTGCGAAAGAGAAGGCCCTCAAGGCTCAAGGCGTCGACGTAATAGGGTTCGGGGCGGGAGAACCTGATTTCGACAGCCCCGAAAATGTGAAGGAAGAAGCGATAAGGGCTATCAAGGCCGGGTTCACGAAATATACGGCTGTCGGCGGCATAGACGAGCTCAAGGAAGCGATAATCAATAGGATGAAGCTCGACTACGGGCTCGAATACCAGAAGCCGGAAATAATAGTTTCTAACGGCGCAAAGCATACGCTCTACAACCTCACACAGGCGTTGTTCGAAGAAGGCGACGAGGTGATAGTGCCCGCGCCTTACTGGGTTTCGTACCCTGAGCAGATAACCCTCGCCGGGGCAGACCCCGTGATCCTCAACACGAAGGAAGAGGAGGGGTTCAAGATAGACCCTGACGAGCTGAAGAAGCTTATAACACCCAAGACGAGGGCTCTCATCCTCAATTATCCTTCGAACCCGACAGGCGCCACGTACAACGAAGTCGAGCTCAGACGTATAGTGGACGTTGCGATGGAAGCGGGACTGACGATCATATCGGACGAGATATACGACAAGATTATATACGACGGCATCAGGCACACGCCCGTGGCCACGCTCGGCGAGGACGTGAAGAAGGCGACTATTCTCGTGAACGGCGTCTCCAAGACATACGCGATGACAGGCTGGAGGATAGGCTACGCCGCCGGGGACAAGGAAGTGATAAACGCGATGGGCAAGCTCCAGGGACAGTCCACGTCTAATCCGACGTCCATATCGCAATGGGCGGCGCTCGAGGCCTACAGAGGACCTCACGAATTGATCGAGGCGAGGACGAAGGAGTTCGAAAAGAGAAAGAATTATATAGTCGAGAGGCTCAATTCGATTCCGGGCATTAAATGCTTCAGCCCACAAGGCGCATTCTACGCGTTCCCCAACGTCTCAGGCTTCTACGGGAAGCGCTATGACGGAAAGGAAATAAACAGCTCCATGACATTCACCGAGTTCCTGCTCGATGAAGCCAAGGTAGCGGTCGTTCCCGGAGACTCCTTCGGCTCGGACGACCATGTCAGGATTTCCTTCGCGACCTCGATGGAGAATATCGTTAAGGGAATGGACAGGATAGAGGAAGCCGTCAAGAAGCTCAGCTGA
- the coaD gene encoding pantetheine-phosphate adenylyltransferase, which produces MCKVAIYPGSFDPFTKGHQNIIERGVRVFGQVVVAVAHNTSKKTIFTLEERVELLNEIFRGREDVRVDYFEGLLVDYAKKMGTNVVLRGMRTVSDFEYELQMALANKTLSPELETVFMVTDSEYSHISSSVIREVVSLGGSAVHMVPQIVETKLREKLLQGRRN; this is translated from the coding sequence ATGTGTAAAGTAGCGATCTACCCCGGTTCGTTCGATCCGTTTACGAAGGGCCACCAGAATATAATCGAGCGGGGAGTGCGTGTGTTCGGTCAGGTCGTCGTGGCGGTAGCGCATAATACGTCGAAGAAAACGATATTTACGCTCGAGGAAAGGGTCGAGCTCTTAAACGAGATCTTTCGCGGGCGTGAAGACGTAAGGGTGGATTATTTCGAGGGTCTCCTGGTGGATTACGCAAAAAAAATGGGCACGAACGTGGTTCTCCGTGGTATGAGGACCGTCTCCGATTTCGAGTACGAGCTCCAGATGGCGCTCGCAAATAAGACGCTCAGCCCCGAGCTCGAAACCGTATTCATGGTTACCGACAGCGAGTATTCGCACATAAGCTCGTCCGTAATCAGAGAGGTGGTGTCTCTCGGCGGGTCTGCGGTACACATGGTCCCCCAGATCGTAGAAACAAAACTCAGAGAAAAACTTTTACAAGGCAGGAGGAATTAG
- the rsmD gene encoding 16S rRNA (guanine(966)-N(2))-methyltransferase RsmD, which produces MLHVLTGSHKGRKLKVPKGQKVRPTTSRVKKSIFDRLGDISGLRILDIFAGSGGLGIESLSRGASHATFIEKDPSVFKILLQNVTDCGFRDKADLICAGYEQALRNLCRGGESFDIIFIDPPYKLYEVLKVGDFIESAAPVLSGGGLIVIEHDHKINDAPPGFKRFTKPFGGTHLSFFRRSDECVK; this is translated from the coding sequence ATGTTGCATGTGCTAACAGGCTCTCACAAGGGCAGGAAGCTCAAGGTGCCTAAGGGACAGAAGGTCCGTCCCACGACGAGCAGGGTGAAGAAATCGATATTCGACAGACTGGGCGACATTTCCGGTCTAAGGATATTGGATATTTTCGCCGGGTCGGGTGGGCTGGGTATAGAGTCTCTCAGCAGAGGGGCCTCGCACGCGACTTTCATCGAGAAAGACCCGTCGGTGTTTAAAATACTTCTTCAGAACGTCACGGACTGCGGGTTCAGGGACAAAGCCGATTTAATTTGCGCCGGCTACGAGCAGGCGCTCAGGAACCTCTGCAGGGGCGGGGAGAGTTTCGATATAATATTCATAGACCCTCCATACAAGCTCTACGAGGTTCTCAAAGTCGGGGATTTCATAGAAAGCGCTGCCCCGGTTTTAAGCGGCGGGGGGCTTATAGTGATCGAGCATGACCACAAAATAAACGACGCGCCGCCCGGCTTCAAAAGGTTTACAAAACCTTTCGGCGGTACACATCTCAGCTTTTTCAGAAGGAGCGACGAATGTGTAAAGTAG
- a CDS encoding PA2779 family protein — protein MPILIIILAAFMPASLTATVAKAATVDSQMISPGKDTPTMRDIDELKVRRALENKIVAGKLLGHGLTSEEVSAKLNRMSDEQVHQMAALADKVPAGGDAGLGIVVALLVIVALVLLIVFLYKRV, from the coding sequence TTGCCCATTCTTATAATAATCCTGGCCGCATTCATGCCGGCATCGCTCACAGCCACAGTCGCAAAGGCCGCCACGGTCGATTCACAGATGATATCTCCGGGTAAAGACACGCCCACAATGAGAGATATAGACGAGCTCAAGGTCAGGAGGGCGCTCGAGAACAAGATAGTCGCCGGGAAGCTATTGGGGCACGGCTTAACGAGCGAGGAGGTATCCGCGAAGCTTAACCGGATGAGCGACGAGCAGGTGCACCAAATGGCCGCGCTCGCAGATAAAGTGCCGGCGGGCGGAGACGCAGGGCTGGGGATCGTCGTCGCGCTGCTGGTGATAGTCGCCCTCGTGTTGCTAATCGTATTCCTGTACAAAAGGGTATAA
- a CDS encoding C39 family peptidase, which yields MSRILSLTIVLAATQVFLTGCAQNNTIAGKNPTAAEVIRGVPFVKQKNKFCGPAAMASVLKYYGDEVTQEEIAEAVYTPKLDGALISDMENFARDSGYRAETINGNIDSLEAEIDKGIPVIVLVEKGKWMLSVPHYYVAYGYDAEEKVFIVHTGYESGERIPFDRLDREWEKMNRLMLIVTK from the coding sequence ATGTCCAGAATTTTATCGTTGACGATTGTTTTGGCCGCTACCCAGGTATTCCTCACGGGTTGCGCGCAGAATAACACCATAGCCGGGAAAAACCCCACGGCCGCAGAGGTTATCCGGGGGGTGCCCTTCGTGAAACAGAAGAACAAATTCTGCGGCCCGGCAGCGATGGCCTCGGTGCTCAAATATTACGGTGACGAGGTTACACAGGAAGAGATTGCCGAGGCGGTATATACCCCGAAACTGGACGGAGCCCTGATATCGGACATGGAAAACTTCGCCCGCGATAGCGGCTACCGGGCGGAAACGATAAACGGGAATATAGACTCGCTCGAAGCGGAGATAGACAAAGGCATTCCGGTAATCGTTCTCGTCGAGAAAGGGAAATGGATGCTCAGCGTCCCGCATTATTACGTTGCTTACGGCTACGACGCAGAGGAAAAGGTTTTCATAGTCCACACGGGGTACGAGAGCGGGGAGAGGATCCCGTTCGACAGGCTCGACAGAGAATGGGAGAAAATGAACCGCCTCATGCTCATCGTAACAAAGTGA
- a CDS encoding tetratricopeptide repeat protein translates to MKAPCPAIFAAILILSLIASGCASVYGPYFAEDPLTAEEHNNLGVIYEREGKYDLAVREYKRAASADRELVVPLVNLGNVYQKKGETEEAEKYYKKALKKDRRNIEAANNLASLYIETGENYEEGLEVLLAATETKNPVPAYALDTLGVLYFKTGNVEKAKEYLIEACAKASGDEKLKSEINTHLAEMGDTAGCR, encoded by the coding sequence GTGAAAGCACCCTGCCCCGCCATATTCGCTGCGATATTAATACTGTCCCTGATCGCATCAGGCTGCGCATCGGTATACGGCCCGTATTTCGCGGAAGACCCCCTCACCGCTGAGGAGCACAACAACCTGGGCGTAATATACGAGCGGGAGGGCAAATACGACCTTGCCGTAAGGGAGTATAAAAGAGCCGCATCCGCAGACCGGGAACTCGTGGTGCCGCTCGTTAATCTTGGCAATGTCTATCAGAAGAAAGGGGAAACCGAAGAAGCGGAGAAGTATTACAAAAAGGCGCTCAAGAAAGACAGGCGGAACATTGAGGCAGCTAACAACCTGGCGTCCCTTTACATAGAGACCGGGGAGAATTACGAAGAGGGGCTCGAGGTCCTTCTCGCCGCAACCGAAACGAAGAACCCGGTGCCCGCGTACGCCCTCGACACGCTCGGTGTCCTGTACTTTAAAACCGGGAATGTGGAAAAAGCGAAAGAATATCTGATTGAAGCCTGCGCGAAGGCGTCAGGCGATGAAAAGCTGAAGAGCGAGATAAATACCCATCTCGCGGAGATGGGCGACACCGCCGGATGCCGATGA
- the fmt gene encoding methionyl-tRNA formyltransferase, producing the protein MRIVFMGTPGFAVPSLKALIESGEEVAALVAQPDKPRGRGLKPSPPPTKIAAEERGIPVLQPHSIRTGEFLRELSRLKPDLICVAAYGKILPKALLDLPGHGCINVHASLLPKYRGAAPVNWAIVRGEKVTGITIMRMDEGMDTGDILLAREMPIDYDDTGETLSEKLSLLGAELLLEAIASLKRGDLHPVRQDGSAATYAPMLRKEDGRIDWTKPAGEIRDLIRGMLPWPGAYTSLDGKMLKIYKASSSEGEGSPGVVISAPQGILRVVTGRGALDIQELQIEGGKRLGSREFLLGRKIVPGAVLG; encoded by the coding sequence ATGAGAATTGTGTTCATGGGGACGCCCGGGTTCGCGGTGCCCTCGCTCAAAGCGTTGATCGAGTCCGGGGAAGAAGTCGCCGCTCTCGTGGCGCAGCCCGACAAGCCGCGTGGCAGGGGGCTCAAGCCGTCTCCGCCGCCGACGAAGATAGCTGCCGAAGAGCGCGGCATCCCCGTGCTTCAGCCGCATAGCATAAGGACCGGGGAGTTCCTGCGGGAGCTCTCTCGGCTGAAGCCGGACCTCATCTGCGTAGCTGCTTACGGGAAGATCCTCCCTAAAGCGTTGCTCGATCTCCCGGGGCACGGCTGTATCAACGTTCACGCCTCTCTACTCCCTAAATACAGGGGCGCAGCGCCTGTTAACTGGGCGATAGTGCGCGGCGAAAAGGTCACGGGCATCACTATCATGCGGATGGACGAGGGGATGGACACGGGGGACATACTGCTTGCGCGCGAGATGCCGATAGATTACGACGATACCGGGGAGACGTTGTCCGAAAAGCTCTCGCTCTTAGGGGCGGAGCTCCTTCTTGAGGCAATCGCCTCGCTGAAGAGAGGAGATCTGCATCCTGTCAGGCAGGACGGTTCAGCGGCCACATACGCCCCGATGCTCAGAAAGGAGGACGGCAGGATAGATTGGACGAAGCCTGCCGGCGAGATAAGGGACCTGATAAGGGGCATGCTGCCCTGGCCCGGGGCGTACACGTCACTCGACGGGAAGATGCTCAAGATTTATAAAGCGTCTTCATCGGAGGGGGAGGGGAGTCCCGGAGTGGTGATAAGCGCCCCGCAGGGAATATTGCGCGTCGTGACTGGACGGGGTGCGCTCGATATTCAGGAGCTCCAGATAGAGGGCGGGAAGAGGCTCGGCTCCAGGGAATTTCTTTTGGGAAGGAAGATCGTGCCGGGTGCTGTGCTCGGTTAG
- a CDS encoding DHH family phosphoesterase: MQKELRRYLFIGDFDSFLLGLFSKRGEVIWVSSLEEALNQTGNFSIIMIESRSFTPEITKELSTHYPQTPMIVSNGEQKEEPPPSVRFVAFHKLLSEEIAREEKLARTDLRVDELRKVHANAKKMLILLHDHPDPDSIASALALRALLKRNKQTAIIGHLGDKISRPENVAMIELLEIDLQELGVEDLKDFDSIALLDVQPPFFGPELPDVDTVIDHHPLVGSYEAKFKEIRTEEGATSTILTKYLRASQTDISERLATALLYGIKTDTVMLNRDADPDDVEAFTFLYPLANLGLLRRIERAEVPPDEIKSFGQALADHWIVNQVFFVNVGRVDREYLIPKMADFGIQVKGIEWSVAFGILANSHLIISVRNVGYVKSAGRLVRELFKDIGSAGGHRSAAKAVISLKKVRKLIGKGSQEGIKKWITEEFTRAVSERPDENGQ, translated from the coding sequence ATGCAGAAGGAACTGAGACGTTATCTTTTTATCGGGGATTTCGATTCCTTCCTCCTCGGGCTTTTCTCTAAAAGAGGCGAGGTCATCTGGGTCAGCTCGCTTGAGGAAGCCCTCAACCAGACCGGCAACTTTTCAATAATCATGATCGAGAGCAGGTCTTTCACCCCAGAGATTACGAAGGAGCTCTCCACGCATTATCCCCAGACCCCGATGATAGTCAGCAACGGGGAGCAGAAAGAGGAGCCTCCCCCTTCCGTGAGGTTCGTGGCGTTTCATAAATTGCTGTCTGAAGAGATAGCCCGCGAGGAAAAGCTCGCAAGGACGGACCTCAGGGTCGACGAGCTAAGGAAAGTACACGCTAACGCCAAGAAGATGCTCATCCTGCTCCATGACCACCCCGATCCCGATTCCATAGCGAGCGCGCTTGCGCTGAGGGCGCTCCTCAAGAGGAACAAACAGACCGCTATAATAGGGCACCTCGGCGACAAGATATCGCGCCCAGAAAACGTAGCCATGATAGAGCTCCTCGAAATAGACCTCCAGGAGCTGGGTGTCGAGGACCTCAAGGACTTCGACTCCATAGCGCTCCTCGACGTGCAGCCGCCGTTCTTCGGGCCGGAGCTCCCGGATGTCGATACCGTCATAGACCATCACCCCCTCGTCGGTTCGTACGAAGCGAAGTTCAAGGAGATCAGGACAGAGGAGGGAGCGACTTCCACGATTCTCACTAAGTACCTGAGAGCCTCCCAGACGGATATATCCGAGAGGCTCGCGACGGCGCTTCTCTACGGGATAAAGACGGATACGGTCATGCTCAACAGGGACGCCGATCCCGACGACGTAGAGGCTTTCACGTTCCTCTACCCGCTGGCTAACCTCGGTCTCCTGAGGCGTATAGAGCGCGCCGAGGTCCCTCCCGACGAGATAAAGTCGTTCGGGCAGGCGCTTGCCGACCATTGGATAGTAAACCAGGTGTTCTTCGTCAACGTCGGCAGGGTGGACAGGGAGTACCTCATTCCTAAAATGGCCGACTTCGGCATCCAGGTAAAGGGCATCGAATGGTCGGTCGCTTTCGGCATACTGGCGAACTCGCATCTCATCATATCGGTAAGAAACGTCGGGTATGTAAAGAGCGCAGGAAGGCTCGTGAGGGAATTGTTCAAGGACATCGGGAGCGCCGGAGGACACAGGTCTGCCGCGAAGGCGGTCATTTCGTTAAAGAAAGTCAGGAAGCTCATAGGCAAAGGCTCTCAGGAAGGTATAAAAAAATGGATAACGGAAGAGTTCACGAGAGCAGTTTCCGAAAGGCCTGACGAGAACGGGCAGTAA
- the trpA gene encoding tryptophan synthase subunit alpha: MSRIGDKFRELKKKNRIALVNYVTAGDPSPELTADLVLKLEESGADIIELGVPFSDPMADGPAIQLASERALKKGTTLKMVLDMVKRIREKSRVPIIIFGYYNPFFKYGLERFSKDAAGAGADGVLVVDLPPEEAGEFKVHTDKAGLDLIFLLAPTSTGDRIGLVTKNASGFVYLVSLTGITGVRPDMDYSLEELTSEIKQYTKLPVGVGFGISTPEQVARIAVYADAVIVGSAIVRIIEKHGERKEELFDELSGFVSGLSRACGGKGERSLSRAEQ, from the coding sequence ATGAGCAGAATAGGCGATAAGTTCAGGGAGCTGAAAAAGAAAAACAGGATAGCTCTGGTCAATTACGTTACGGCGGGCGACCCGTCGCCCGAATTGACCGCGGACCTCGTGCTCAAGCTCGAGGAAAGCGGCGCCGACATTATCGAGCTGGGCGTCCCGTTCTCGGACCCCATGGCTGACGGGCCCGCAATACAGCTCGCTTCCGAGAGGGCGCTTAAGAAAGGCACTACGCTAAAAATGGTTCTGGACATGGTAAAGCGCATAAGGGAGAAATCCCGGGTTCCCATCATCATCTTCGGCTACTATAATCCGTTTTTTAAATACGGGCTCGAGAGGTTCTCCAAAGACGCAGCCGGGGCGGGAGCGGACGGCGTCCTTGTCGTCGATCTTCCTCCCGAAGAAGCTGGTGAATTCAAGGTGCACACCGACAAGGCGGGACTCGATCTCATCTTCCTGCTGGCTCCTACGAGCACGGGGGACAGGATAGGACTCGTTACCAAGAATGCGAGCGGTTTCGTGTATCTCGTTTCCTTGACAGGTATTACCGGGGTCAGGCCCGACATGGATTATTCGCTCGAGGAACTTACGTCGGAGATAAAACAGTATACGAAGCTCCCGGTCGGCGTCGGGTTCGGCATATCCACGCCGGAGCAGGTAGCGAGGATCGCGGTCTATGCCGACGCGGTTATAGTCGGGAGCGCGATCGTCCGGATAATAGAAAAGCACGGTGAAAGGAAAGAAGAGCTATTCGACGAGCTCTCCGGGTTTGTGAGCGGCTTGAGCAGGGCATGTGGCGGTAAAGGCGAAAGGTCCCTGAGCAGGGCTGAACAATAA